TGAGCGTTGTAGTCATCATCAAAGAAAAAGTAAAGGAAAGGCTTATTGGGAATAAGCTCGCGCCACTCTTTTTCAAGAGCTTTCATGGTGCCGGCAATGTCGCTTCCCTGAAGATCAAAAGACATAAATGTAAACAGCCCGGGTAATATTCTGATGGTCAGCGGCTGTACCTTGTTATGGAACGACTCAAAGTGGAAGTTTTTAACCACTCCTATGATCAGCCCGGTATCACGTCCCTGGTTAAATTCTTTTCCTATTACATCTTCGGGGTTATCATAACCCAGGCTTTCTACCGCCGACTCATTAAGGATCATAGCCTCGCGTAAGTCTGTAGCAAAGTCTTTGGAGAACCCTCGGCCTGCTATAACTTCTATACCGTACTGTTGTAAAAAATTATAATCAACAAAATAAACGTCTGACAAGAAGCTTTCTGTCTGGTTATTAATATCAGGTATCTCTGTATCGAATTTTCGATTGACTCTACCCGGTATGGCTGACGATATAGACACCTGCTCTACTCCCTGAACGGTACTAAACTTTTGTTTAAGAGACTCTTCATGTTCAATAACGCTTTTATCAAAGTGAAAATCCACAACCAGTTTCCTGTTCTTATTAAATCCCAAATCCTGATTTTTCATGTAATCAAGCTGTGAATAAACCACAACCGTAGAAATGATGAGGATGATAGAAATAGCAAACTGCATGATCACAAGAGCCTTTCGAAGACCACTGCCTTTTGCACCTGAAACCTGGGTACCTTTCAGGCTACTGATCGGGTTAAAGCGCGACAACACTATGGCGGGGTATATGGCTGAAATTACACCACTGAGTACGGCAATGAAAAACAGCATAAGCACCTGCTGGTAGTTATCAAAGATATTGGTACTGATCTCTTTGCCTATGATTTGATTGAAAGTGGGCAACAGAAGTGCAGCTATTACAAGTGCCAGCAAGAAGGCTATTATTGAAAAATACAGTGCATCTGAAAGGAATTGAAAAACCAGTTGCTCCTTCTGTGCTCCCAAAGCTTTTCTCACTCCTATTTCTTTGGCTCTTTTTACTGACATGGCAGTTGAAAGATTAATGAAATTGAAGCACGCAATAAACAGTACTAAGCCCGCTACGATGGAAAATATGTATATCTTGTCAATATCACCCGTTACAGCTGAACCATAACGGCTGCCTCTTGGAAGTGCATGCAGATAAAGGTCTTTTAAGGGTTCAATAAGATAAGTATAAGTTACATCCTCTTTTTGAATATACTTTTCGGGATACCCTTTTAGCTTTGCATTAAAAGCTTCAGCATCTACCTGCTGATTGAATAACAGGTAGGTGTAAAACCCAAAACGTGTCCAGTTATCATTCATTCGGGGGTTCCACTCCTGTAACAGGGTGGTCATTGATAACAAAATATCGACTTTGAAATGTGAGTTTTCCGGCATATCCTCAAAGACAGCGGTAACCTGGGCAGGCTCAGTTCCATCCAGCATCAATGTTTTACCCATACAGTCAGTTGTTCCGAAATTTCTCATGGCCGCAGACCTGGATATGGCCAGGCTGAAGGGCTTGGTCAGGGCAGTTTTAGGGTTTCCATGAACAAATGAAAAGGTAAATACAGAGAACATGGAAGAGTCTGCGTAGGCAATATTCTCTTCTGTATATTGATCACTTGATTCATTTTTCAGGATCAGATAATCAAGAAACACTCTCGCAAATGACTCTACCTCAGGGAATTCATCCGTTATCATTGGTCCCATCGGAGCTGAACTGCTCTCGTTGGTCACTCCGGTGGGGTTCTCTATATCTGTTACCAGTCGGTATATGCGATCAGCATTGTCATGGTATCGATCATAGTTAAGCTCAAAATCGATAAAAATAAATGCAAAAAAGCATACGCATATCCCTACGACCAGTCCTATCAGGTTAATGATTGAAAAGCCAATATTATTTTTAATAAACTTTAAAGACGATTTGAAATAGCTAAACAGCATATTTTTGAGTTTTATAAAGGTTTAAGTTATTTTTCTCCATCTGAGAGACCAGGGCCTCCCTTACTTCTTCTACCGTAATGAGTTTCATGCATTCATGGTTGTAAACACACCGGTATTTCCAAAGGTAATAGTAGCAAGGCGAGCATGGCACATTCTTATAAATATTGATGTTGTTGCTATGGCCCCAAAACACCGGACTGGAATCTCCAAACAATACAACTCCGGGTGTACCGAAAGCATTAGAGACGTGAGACATTCCCGCATCTACACCAATAAATCCATCTGCCTGACTCATCAGTGAAAATGCTTCTCTCAGAGTTGTCTTGCCTCTCCAGTCCATAGCCCCCTCCACTTTTGCTTCATCCTTAAAACCAATTTGTATAAACGTATATTCAGGCAGGGATTTTACCAGTTCGTTCCACTTTTCAATTTCCCAAAGGTGGTTTGGTGCTACTCTGGAATGAACGTGCATTAACACTACCTTCTTATACTCTCTGAGTTTTTCTTTTGCCCAGGCCTGCTCTTCGTCCAGCAGATAAATTTCATTATTATCCTTTTCGAGGGTAATATCAAATATATCCGCAGCTATATGTTTAATGCTTTTCGAGTATAGGTTTGGAGGGTCTACATGCTGAAAAGAAAATACGGTATAATTAACCAGTTTCTTATTAAACAA
This region of Fulvivirga ulvae genomic DNA includes:
- a CDS encoding ABC transporter permease, which encodes MLFSYFKSSLKFIKNNIGFSIINLIGLVVGICVCFFAFIFIDFELNYDRYHDNADRIYRLVTDIENPTGVTNESSSAPMGPMITDEFPEVESFARVFLDYLILKNESSDQYTEENIAYADSSMFSVFTFSFVHGNPKTALTKPFSLAISRSAAMRNFGTTDCMGKTLMLDGTEPAQVTAVFEDMPENSHFKVDILLSMTTLLQEWNPRMNDNWTRFGFYTYLLFNQQVDAEAFNAKLKGYPEKYIQKEDVTYTYLIEPLKDLYLHALPRGSRYGSAVTGDIDKIYIFSIVAGLVLFIACFNFINLSTAMSVKRAKEIGVRKALGAQKEQLVFQFLSDALYFSIIAFLLALVIAALLLPTFNQIIGKEISTNIFDNYQQVLMLFFIAVLSGVISAIYPAIVLSRFNPISSLKGTQVSGAKGSGLRKALVIMQFAISIILIISTVVVYSQLDYMKNQDLGFNKNRKLVVDFHFDKSVIEHEESLKQKFSTVQGVEQVSISSAIPGRVNRKFDTEIPDINNQTESFLSDVYFVDYNFLQQYGIEVIAGRGFSKDFATDLREAMILNESAVESLGYDNPEDVIGKEFNQGRDTGLIIGVVKNFHFESFHNKVQPLTIRILPGLFTFMSFDLQGSDIAGTMKALEKEWRELIPNKPFLYFFFDDDYNAQYVAEERFGKLFISLALIAIIISCLGLLGLSAFSMAQRTKEIGIRKVLGSSTTSVLGLLTKEIVILVILAFILASPLAWYAADTWLQGFVYKINIPWWAFLLGGIFTLLIALLTVSFHTVKSARQNPVISLKHE
- a CDS encoding glycosyltransferase family 9 protein, producing MRNELVLISWGGIGDVLVCTPTIRALKEQDQERDIVVYCMKKNHMDVLANNPYIDSLRYLHWKSMWRYPYHLYAYLFNKKLVNYTVFSFQHVDPPNLYSKSIKHIAADIFDITLEKDNNEIYLLDEEQAWAKEKLREYKKVVLMHVHSRVAPNHLWEIEKWNELVKSLPEYTFIQIGFKDEAKVEGAMDWRGKTTLREAFSLMSQADGFIGVDAGMSHVSNAFGTPGVVLFGDSSPVFWGHSNNINIYKNVPCSPCYYYLWKYRCVYNHECMKLITVEEVREALVSQMEKNNLNLYKTQKYAV